One part of the uncultured Bacteroides sp. genome encodes these proteins:
- a CDS encoding glycosyl hydrolase 115 family protein — MKHIFRPFLLFICCEATFSPVFAEDFPLIMQGKTNTVYLNKNEKPVVQTAMDMFLSDMQEVSDKKPATENSLDNASIIVATIGKSKETDEWLKKQNISTADIKNKWEAFKIEVIQKNNHSYLVVLGSDERGTAYGILELSRIIGVSPWCWWADSAPVKKKNLSLPEGYVNVQQPSVQFRGIFLNDEDWGLMPWSSKNFEATPVKGQIGPKTYAKIFELLLRLRANTIWPAMHECTVPFYFVNGTKEMADKYGIVMATSHCEPLMRNSAGEWDAKKYGQYNYLTNKDSIIYYWTERLKKVGQSENIYTIGMRGVHDGQMQGVKTLDEHTKALNQVIQDQRNLLSRYVNADVTKVPQVFVPYKEVLSVYDNGLQVPDDVTLIWCDDNYGYITRLSNEQERQRKGGSGVYYHISYWGRPHDYLWLCTTSPAQIYTEMKRAWDYGAQKLWILNVGDIKPGEYDIEFFMDLAWNINNVHPNNISRHLENWLTREFGSEAGSELTPLMDKYYQLADIRKPEHMGWSRVEEPSVPGNKTPVIDSEFNPFAFGDELQKRADEYSVLANRVKEIGEKIPVEQREAYFELVQYPVCSAAAMNHKLLYAQKSRFFARYNLLAANEYASLSTKAFNEIAQMAQTYNTDIQDAKWNRMIDMKPRNLPVFQPSVLPDKILSQPSAPALVWIEGDSIPLEIECPVNLITLVRGADNQTFISLFNRSNKPTEWKVEKAPEWLKIKEVDTTLKFEKKLVVSADWKQITDDFLGICLLTVDDKMYQLNVCTQNISPGIMTEANGMIACNAADYKSASKGTQVIQGLGHSAKAVSLPQNGEITYDIYTTSIGEVALKVALIPGHPVNGGDIRYAVSIDDEKPQIVSYKTGFRTEPWKINVLRNQSLNTTLHKINIPGKHTIRISALDPEVIVDQLMLDFQKGRKFYQIPVEATMNK; from the coding sequence ATGAAACACATATTCCGTCCATTCTTGCTATTTATTTGCTGTGAAGCTACCTTTTCTCCTGTCTTTGCCGAAGACTTTCCTTTAATAATGCAAGGCAAAACAAATACTGTTTATTTAAATAAGAACGAAAAGCCGGTAGTACAAACAGCTATGGACATGTTTTTATCGGATATGCAAGAGGTATCAGATAAGAAACCTGCAACTGAGAATTCACTTGATAATGCTTCAATAATTGTTGCAACAATCGGAAAATCGAAAGAGACAGATGAATGGCTGAAAAAACAAAACATTTCTACTGCAGATATAAAGAACAAATGGGAAGCGTTTAAAATTGAAGTTATTCAAAAGAATAATCATTCTTACCTGGTAGTATTGGGAAGCGATGAACGAGGCACTGCTTACGGAATATTGGAACTCTCACGTATAATAGGTGTTTCTCCATGGTGCTGGTGGGCTGATTCTGCACCTGTTAAGAAAAAAAACCTTAGTCTTCCCGAAGGTTATGTGAATGTACAGCAACCATCCGTACAGTTCAGAGGAATTTTCCTGAATGATGAAGATTGGGGATTAATGCCGTGGAGTAGCAAGAACTTTGAAGCAACCCCTGTAAAAGGTCAGATTGGCCCTAAAACTTACGCTAAAATATTCGAATTATTGTTGCGTCTTCGTGCAAATACCATTTGGCCCGCTATGCACGAATGTACCGTTCCGTTTTATTTTGTGAACGGCACAAAAGAAATGGCCGATAAATATGGAATTGTCATGGCAACTTCTCATTGTGAACCGTTAATGAGGAACAGTGCCGGAGAGTGGGATGCTAAGAAATACGGTCAATATAATTACCTCACTAATAAAGATTCTATTATATATTACTGGACTGAACGGCTGAAAAAGGTTGGCCAGTCAGAGAATATCTATACGATTGGAATGAGAGGTGTACACGACGGGCAGATGCAGGGAGTAAAAACACTGGATGAGCATACCAAAGCTTTAAATCAGGTAATTCAGGACCAGAGAAACTTATTATCTCGCTACGTTAATGCCGATGTAACCAAAGTGCCTCAGGTATTTGTGCCATACAAAGAAGTATTAAGTGTATACGATAATGGATTACAAGTGCCGGATGATGTAACATTGATATGGTGCGATGATAACTATGGTTACATAACCCGACTTAGCAATGAACAGGAAAGACAGAGGAAGGGTGGATCGGGTGTTTATTATCATATCTCTTATTGGGGACGTCCGCACGATTATTTGTGGCTTTGCACTACTTCACCGGCTCAGATTTATACAGAAATGAAACGTGCCTGGGATTATGGCGCACAAAAACTATGGATTCTAAATGTAGGCGATATTAAACCGGGAGAATATGATATTGAATTCTTTATGGATTTGGCATGGAACATTAATAATGTTCATCCAAACAATATTTCCCGGCATTTAGAGAACTGGCTTACAAGAGAATTCGGTTCTGAAGCTGGAAGTGAACTGACTCCATTGATGGATAAATATTATCAGTTGGCCGATATTCGTAAACCGGAACACATGGGCTGGAGCAGAGTTGAAGAACCATCCGTTCCAGGAAATAAAACTCCGGTAATTGATAGTGAATTTAATCCGTTTGCTTTTGGTGATGAGTTGCAGAAACGTGCAGATGAATACTCTGTTCTGGCAAATAGAGTGAAAGAAATTGGTGAGAAAATCCCGGTTGAACAACGCGAAGCATATTTCGAACTTGTTCAATATCCCGTTTGTAGTGCCGCTGCTATGAATCATAAACTCTTGTATGCACAAAAATCCCGCTTTTTTGCTCGTTACAATCTGCTTGCAGCTAATGAATATGCCAGCCTGAGCACTAAAGCTTTCAATGAGATTGCTCAAATGGCGCAGACTTACAATACGGATATTCAGGATGCTAAATGGAACAGAATGATAGATATGAAGCCTCGTAATCTGCCGGTTTTCCAACCTTCTGTATTACCCGATAAAATACTTTCCCAGCCATCTGCTCCGGCTTTGGTTTGGATAGAGGGCGACAGTATCCCATTGGAAATAGAATGTCCGGTTAATCTTATTACTTTGGTACGTGGTGCGGATAATCAAACGTTTATATCGTTATTCAACAGAAGTAATAAACCAACTGAATGGAAGGTGGAAAAGGCTCCAGAATGGTTAAAGATTAAGGAGGTAGATACGACACTAAAGTTTGAGAAAAAATTAGTAGTCAGTGCCGACTGGAAACAAATTACTGATGATTTCTTAGGTATTTGCTTGTTGACTGTAGATGATAAAATGTACCAGTTAAACGTATGTACGCAGAATATAAGTCCCGGCATAATGACCGAAGCAAACGGAATGATTGCCTGTAATGCGGCAGATTATAAATCGGCATCAAAGGGAACTCAGGTTATTCAGGGATTGGGACACAGTGCAAAAGCTGTTTCTCTTCCACAAAATGGTGAAATAACTTATGATATTTACACAACTTCTATCGGAGAAGTGGCATTGAAAGTGGCATTAATACCGGGACATCCAGTAAA